A stretch of the Tachyglossus aculeatus isolate mTacAcu1 chromosome 6, mTacAcu1.pri, whole genome shotgun sequence genome encodes the following:
- the ELK1 gene encoding LOW QUALITY PROTEIN: ETS domain-containing protein Elk-1 (The sequence of the model RefSeq protein was modified relative to this genomic sequence to represent the inferred CDS: inserted 2 bases in 1 codon), whose translation MEPPPPGAAAAAAAALLTVMDPSVTLWQFLLQLLEEQSNGHLIAWTSSDGEFKLVDAEEVARLWGLRKNKTNMNYDKLSRALRYYYDKNIIRKVSGQKFMYKFVSYPEGAGSGEEGRRPEAPAEPPKLPPAPGLLPKTPRGAGAGAPXPRSSRNEYMRSGLYSTFTIQSLQAPALRPARLEAPLPGDFPGSEPPPPLDISLETDEAAVPLQVILAPTEVKVQGSEEEVGAERLPFLPEVKVEFPEEEEEEEEEDGDRDRGGGREAPSDEANPEPDGPPAKPDVPPSEKELLEMVAMETVEAELALGLTGAGAGTVAGVGAQEKEQVRAAEGPQPQKSRKPKDLELPFTPSLLASPAPDRTPGPPSGLLAPGGTSASLTPSVITSHALTPVLLTPSSLPPTIHFWSTLSPIAPRSPAKLSFQFPTSSSSQVHIPSLSVDGLSTPVVLSPGPQKP comes from the exons atggagcccccgcccccgggggctGCTGCCGCCGCGGCTGCCGCCCTCCTCACAG TTATGGACCCTTCAGTGACCCTGTGGCAGTTCCTGCTGCAGCTGCTGGAGGAACAGAGCAATGGGCACCTCATTGCCTGGACGTCCAGCGATGGCGAATTCAAGCTGGTGGATGCCGAGGAAGTGGCACGGCTCTGGGGCCTAAGGAAGAATAAGACCAACATGAACTATGACAAGCTCAGCCGGGCCCTGCGCTACTACTATGACAAG AACATCATACGCAAGGTCAGCGGCCAGAAGTTCATGTACAAGTTTGTCTCGTACCCAGAGGGGGcgggcagtggggaggaagggcgccGGCccgaggcccccgctgagccccccaagctgccccccgccccggggctgCTGCCTAAGACcccgcggggggccggggccggcgccCC CCCCCGCAGCAGCCGCAACGAGTACATGCGCTCCGGACTCTACTCCACCTTCACCATCCAGTCCCTGCAGGCTCCGGCCCTGCGCCCGGCCCGCCTCGAGGCCCCGCTCCCCGGTGACTTCCCCGGGTCCGAGCCGCCTCCGCCGCTGGACATTAGCCTGGAAACGGATGAGGCGGCTGTCCCGCTGCAG GTCATCCTGGCCCCCACGGAGGTCAAAGTTCAAGGATCGGAAGAAGAGGTGGGGGCTGAGCGGCTGCCCTTCCTGCCCGAAGTGAAGGTGGAGTTcccggaggaagaagaggaggaggaggaggaggatggggaccgGGACAGAGGCGGGGGTAGGGAAGCACCCAGCGATGAGGCCAACCCCGAGCCAGACGGGCCCCCTGCTAAGCCGGATGTCCCGCCTAGTGAGAAGGAGCTGCTGGAGATGGTTGCTATGGAGACGGTGGAGGCGGAGCTGGCTCTGGGCCTGACCGGAGCCGGAGCTGGGACTGTGGCCGGGGTGGGGgcccaggagaaggagcaggTCCGGGCTGCTGAGGGGCCGCAGCCCCAAAAGAGCCGCAAGCCCAAGGACCTTGAGCTGCCCTTCACGCCCAGCCTCCTGGCCAGCCCCGCTCCTGACCGGACCCCGGGCCCCCCCAGTGGCCTCTTGGCCCCCGGAGGCACCAGCGCCTCTCTCACTCCATCTGTCATCACCTCTCATGCCCTG ACGCCAGTGCTTCTGACACCGAGCTCCCTGCCGCCGACTATCCACTTCTGGAGCACGCTCAGCCCCATCGCCCCCCGCAGCCCGGCCAAACTCTCCTTCCAG ttccCAACCAGCAGCAGCTCCCAGGTTCACATTCCCTCGCTCAGCGTGGATGGACTCTCCACCCCCGTGGTGCTCTCTCCTGGGCCCCAGAAGCCAtga
- the UXT gene encoding protein UXT: MPGPAPPPPEVAPAPPGSARAPQAQQGERGGEDPTTCQVVAMATAARRVEEKVLQYEAFVSDVLQRDLRQVLMQREEVYEQLAHYLQLKNIIERLQESADPELHTQVDLGCNFYVSAEVQDPSRICVALGYGFFLELTLPEALRFIERKSRLLTSLSDSLTKDSAKIKANIRLVLEGLRELQGLRDLVEEPRRAPPL; the protein is encoded by the exons atgcccggccccgccccccctccgCCGGAAGTCGCCCCCGCGCCGCCCGGAAGTGCGAGAGCGCCGCAGGCCCAACAGGGCGAGCGAGGGGGGGAGGACCCAACCACGTGccag GTCGTTGCCATGGCGACCGCGGCGCGGCGCGTGGAAGAGAAGGTGCTGCAGTACGAGGCTTTCGTCAGCGACGTGCTGCAGAGGGACCTGCG GCAGGTGCTGATGCAACGGGAAGAGGTCTACGAACAGCTGGCTCACTATCTTCAGCTCAAGAACATCATTGAGAGGCTGCAG GAATCGGCTGATCCGGAACTCCATACCCAAGTGGATTTGGGCTGCAACTTCTACGTAAGCGCAGAAGT GCAAGACCCCTCTCGGATCTGCGTGGCATTGGGGTATGGCTTCTTTTTGGAGCTGACGTTGCCCGAGGCGCTGCGCTTCATTGAACGCAAGAGCCGCCTCCTGACCAG ccTCAGCGATAGCCTCACTAAGGATTCAGCCAAGATCAAAGCCAACATCCGCCTGGTGTTAGAG GGGTTGCGGGAACTTCAGGGGCTTCGGGATTTGGTCGAGGAGCCGCGGCGCGCACCTCCTTTGTGA